The sequence GACACAGAAGGGGCGATGACAACGTGGATTTTCATGCGAGAGTGATCACGATCGATACGGCAGAAGCGGCGCGCCGTGCGATGAATGAGATCGGCTGCGATCCGGGCGGTACGGCTATCATGCAGAATAAGGCGCTGTTTCGCGTTATCAAGGTAGAGGGTCTTGTGACGAAGGCTGCAAACATATTGAAACAGACGATGCTTGCCAAAGGTGGTGAAGCGGCTGTCAGACGCGGTACGGTCGATCTGAGTGCCGAGAAGACGGATGTATTGCTCTGCGGTACTCTGCGTCAGTATCAGCAAGCGATCGCACAGCTTAAAGTGCAGCCATGGGGCTTGAAACAGCTTTCGGCCGAACTGCATAATGTGCTTAATGCGGCGGGCGGACGTCTTTTGCGTACGTGGTCATGGGGCGACAAACAGCTTGTTATCGAGCCGAATAAAACGGTCGTTATGGGAATACTGAATGTCACGCCCGATTCGTTCTCGGACGGAGGGAAGTTCAACTCGGTCGATACTGCGCTCTATCATCTTGAGGAGATGCTGGAGGCAGGGGCAGATATCGTTGATATTGGTGCTGAATCGACAAGACCGTACGGCGGTGCCGAAAAGGTATCGGCAGAAGAAGAAAAAAGAAGGCTGCTGCCGATTCTGGAAGAAGTATTGAAGCGGACGACGGTCCCGATATCGATCGATACGTATAAGGCAGAAGTTGCCGACATGGCACTTGAGGCGGGCGCGCATATCATCAACGATGTGTGGGGTCTGCAGTATGATAACGGAGAGATGGCGCAAGTCGTCGCGAAACATGGTGCTCCTATCGTCGCGATGCACAACCAACACGAAGCCGTATATTCGCGCGATATCATCTCCGACCTGTTCATGTTCTTCAAGAAAAGTATCGCTATTGGGGAGCAAGCAGGCATCGCGAAAGAACAGTTTATCCTAGATCCGGGTATCGGGTTTGCCAAGACGTTTGACCACAATATGGAGATCATGTCGCGTCTTGAAGAACTGCACGGGTTGGGCTGTCCGATCCTTCTCGGTACATCGCGCAAGCGGTTCATCGGCGAAGTGCTCGACCTGCCTGCCGAAGAGCGTGTGGAAGGCACGATGGCGACGGTGGCGACAGGTATCAATAAAGGAATACACATCGTACGTGTCCATGATGTGAAACAAGTAAAACGAATGGTGCGTATGATGGATGCGATAAAACAAGTGGGTGAGAAGAATGGATAAAATTTTACTCAAAAATTTGATGTT comes from Selenomonadales bacterium and encodes:
- the folP gene encoding dihydropteroate synthase — its product is MNEIGCDPGGTAIMQNKALFRVIKVEGLVTKAANILKQTMLAKGGEAAVRRGTVDLSAEKTDVLLCGTLRQYQQAIAQLKVQPWGLKQLSAELHNVLNAAGGRLLRTWSWGDKQLVIEPNKTVVMGILNVTPDSFSDGGKFNSVDTALYHLEEMLEAGADIVDIGAESTRPYGGAEKVSAEEEKRRLLPILEEVLKRTTVPISIDTYKAEVADMALEAGAHIINDVWGLQYDNGEMAQVVAKHGAPIVAMHNQHEAVYSRDIISDLFMFFKKSIAIGEQAGIAKEQFILDPGIGFAKTFDHNMEIMSRLEELHGLGCPILLGTSRKRFIGEVLDLPAEERVEGTMATVATGINKGIHIVRVHDVKQVKRMVRMMDAIKQVGEKNG